Proteins from a single region of Sesamum indicum cultivar Zhongzhi No. 13 linkage group LG5, S_indicum_v1.0, whole genome shotgun sequence:
- the LOC105162941 gene encoding LOW QUALITY PROTEIN: reticulon-like protein B21 (The sequence of the model RefSeq protein was modified relative to this genomic sequence to represent the inferred CDS: deleted 2 bases in 1 codon), whose product MSTKEAVDLGGSRRRGSAPKAGSVWESRMKLDEVKGGIKVFIATHENPQEEDAVENMAEVEKKESNSLRPKQSPIGIGVSGKRKTWKSEGSEGSPVQIARQRSEVSKSLDEQSKELSVSGDGIKRSPLSIKKTRSVSSAQINDGVRKVKSDSTEVKNEGNSELRKVKSEALHLAKPKTVVDYVDEKVVDDEPNREESSAGKVDKSSVDVPKSRSDVECVCEEKKAITSTCLDDNFVDVDGDEEEQEDKEIEVENKSLDIKAITEQIQKPKRILVEEKKLLKNSEKKSVPFSPVVRKKTPPAVNHVRFHPTPTKTNNPTSDHSHGIPRTRSKLQSFVDLVMWRDVSKSAFVFGIGTFAIISSSYTKDLNVSFISVVSYLGLVYLAAIFLFRSLISRGAMEMDSGNEEYVVGEEELRALFSGDPATTMKLAVLLFILARCGSSITIWKMAKLGFIGVFTVPKFCSSYSSQLTAYGTFWIRRFRDAWGSCSHKKAVGFAVFALVWNLSSVVARIWAVFMLFVGFKYYQQSLVRDADEGATNSTGNHSWQGRNNVGSKQKKVC is encoded by the exons ATGAGTACTAAAGAAGCAGTGGATTTGGGTGGCAGTAGGAGAAGAGGCAGTGCCCCAAAAGCAGGCTCTGTTTGGGAAAGCAGAATGAAGCTTGATGAGGTCAAGGGTGGCATCAAAGTCTTCATTGCCACTCATGAAAATCCACAAGAAGAAGATGCAGTGGAGAACATGGCAGAGGTTGAGAAGAAGGAGAGTAATAGTCTGAGACCCAAACAGAGCCCTATTGGAATTGGGGTGAGTGGGAAGAGGAAAACCTGGAAATCCGAGGGTTCTGAGGGGAGCCCAGTTCAGATTGCACGGCAGAGATCGGAAGTGAGCAAGAGTTTGGATGAACAGAGTAAGGAATTGAGTGTTTCTGGTGATGGGATCAAGAGAAGCCCTCTttcaatcaagaaaacaagatcTGTATCATCGGCCCAGATCAATGATGGGGTGAGGAAAGTGAAATCTGATTCTACTGAGGTTAAAAATGAAGGTAATTCTGAGTTGAGGAAGGTGAAATCTGAGGCACTGCATTTGGCGAAACCAAAAACAGTGGTGGATTATGTGGATGAAAAAGTTGTTGATGATGAGCCAAACAGGGAAGAGAGCTCCGCTGGGAAAGTTGACAAGAGCTCTGTTGATGTTCCCAAATCAAGATCTGatgtggagtgtgtgtgtgaagaGAAGAAGGCCATCACAAGCACCTGTTTGgatgataattttgttgatgttgatggcgatgaagaagaacaagaagataAGGAAATTGAGGTTGAGAACAAGAGTCTTGACATTAAAGCAATCACAGAGCAAATTCAGAAACCAAAGAGAATTTTGGTTGAGGAGAAGAAACTGCTCAAGAACAGTGAAAAAAAGTCGGTGCCATTTTCACCTGTTGTCAGGAAAAAAACTCCTCCTGCTGTAAATCATGTCAGATTTCACCCAACCCCAACAAAAACCAATAATCCAA CTTCAGATCATTCCCATGGAATCCCAAGAACCAGAAGCAAACTGCAAAGCTTTG TTGACTTAGTAATGTGGAGAGATGTATCAAAATCAGCCTTTGTTTTTGGGATTGGTACATTTGCTATTATCTCATCTTCATACACAAAGGACCTCAACGTCAG CTTTATTTCTGTGGTTTCCTACTTAGGCCTTGTCTACCTTGCTGCAATATTTCTTTTCAGATCCCTCATCAGcag AGGGGCAATGGAGATGGATAGTGGAAATGAAGAATATGTTGTTGGAGAGGAAGA ACTGAGAGCTCTTTTTTCAGGGGACCCTGCCACCACTATGAAG TTGGCAGTGCTGCTGTTTATTTTGGCAAGGTGTGGAAGCTCCATAACTATCTGGAAGATGGCCAAATTAG GCTTTATTGGAGTATTTACGGTGCCAAAATTCTGCTCATCCTACTCCTCACAGTTAACTGCATACG GTACATTTTGGATACGACGATTTCGCGATGCTTGGGGGTCATGTTCTCACAAGAAAGCCGTAGGGTTCGCCGTCTTCGCTCTCGTTTGGAATTTGTCCTCAGTCGTTGCCCGAATTTGGGCAG TGTTCATGTTGTTTGTGGGGTTCAAGTACTATCAGCAGTCATTGGTGAGAGATGCAGATGAAGGAGCCACAAATAGTACTGGAAATCATTCTTGGCAAGGAAGAAATAATGTTGGCAGCAAGCAAAAGAAAGTGTGTTGA